The proteins below are encoded in one region of Paenibacillus sp. YYML68:
- a CDS encoding S-layer homology domain-containing protein, translated as MMKRKFLIASIATALIGSSWLLSSHVDGKDHSFIDVAPDHWAVNEISGAVSAGIVEGYPDGTFRPDASVTRAEFVKLLSTALKLPLSSEGFNWYDRYISAATVAGILRDGDLKGDTTEVITRAEMAKIGSRSLEKSLQDENVDISTADAMLLATKTGLLQGVGGGELALDGVTTRAQSVTIAQRVLQLLAGEKLPTDNYAIQQAEIAVNGTNFESTYGLKPLVNLPAVHNLTDDIILKINEIYFLDGADSESPMWKLLEGARNHSGKSLKDSYIFIYKVDYEVSGDRKYTLRVEDYFYMLGWHGTYSNIAKGVVRPEDRGRVGDYMIFALPKAVDTEEHAIQYDGLKRSAYYISNYLGNSRFGIFKK; from the coding sequence ATGATGAAAAGAAAATTTCTAATTGCTTCAATTGCAACAGCACTAATCGGTTCAAGCTGGCTATTATCTTCACATGTCGATGGTAAGGATCACTCCTTCATTGATGTCGCTCCCGATCATTGGGCGGTTAACGAAATTTCAGGTGCGGTTTCTGCGGGGATTGTTGAAGGTTATCCGGATGGAACGTTCCGGCCGGATGCATCGGTAACTCGGGCTGAATTCGTCAAGCTCTTATCGACTGCTTTGAAATTACCACTGAGTTCTGAAGGCTTCAATTGGTATGATCGTTACATTTCCGCTGCGACTGTGGCCGGAATTTTGCGCGATGGCGATCTCAAGGGCGACACTACTGAAGTAATAACACGCGCTGAAATGGCTAAAATCGGCTCTCGCTCACTTGAAAAATCCTTACAAGATGAAAATGTCGATATCAGCACTGCAGATGCAATGTTGCTTGCAACCAAAACTGGTTTGCTGCAGGGCGTTGGTGGCGGTGAACTGGCATTGGATGGGGTAACAACTCGGGCACAGTCCGTGACAATAGCTCAGCGAGTTTTGCAGTTACTGGCGGGTGAAAAATTACCAACCGACAATTACGCAATTCAACAAGCTGAAATTGCTGTAAATGGAACAAACTTCGAATCCACTTACGGCTTAAAGCCTTTAGTAAATTTGCCAGCAGTCCACAACTTGACTGACGACATCATCTTAAAGATTAACGAAATTTACTTCTTGGATGGCGCTGATAGTGAGTCTCCGATGTGGAAGCTACTTGAGGGGGCGAGAAATCATAGTGGTAAGTCTCTTAAAGACAGTTATATTTTCATCTACAAGGTAGACTACGAGGTTAGCGGCGATCGCAAGTACACATTGAGGGTGGAAGATTACTTCTATATGCTCGGCTGGCATGGCACATATTCCAATATTGCTAAAGGAGTTGTGCGTCCGGAGGATAGGGGGCGTGTTGGAGATTACATGATTTTTGCATTACCTAAAGCAGTTGACACTGAAGAGCATGCTATTCAGTATGATGGGCTTAAGAGAAGCGCGTATTATATCAGTAACTACTTAGGAAACTCCCGTTTTGGTATTTTTAAAAAGTAA
- a CDS encoding DNA internalization-related competence protein ComEC/Rec2: MTERPVVTFALCWALGYVYALVYGVGSAGMYFLLGGTSAVALAYTLQAAWRRWASFLGIIAVAAGWFGMYDARNVTQLEASLYEERLVVVSGSIVTPVTVDGDRVSFQAVAQAVEPTEEGDAGGVGTAIHAKGQHLGEQGQGQGQVNGVGDLPTAAPAPPQHQTELAERLQVSIRLQHEEEQAQAREWRRGDRIELVGTLLRPSEARNFGAFDYRRYLYRQHVHWQLSVKGLAKVEVTPPHSEAWGFWRAARWNDAFRDSLGDMVDQLFPAEQGGFMKGMLIGLTDEIDPQQFDAFSKLGLTHIIAISGLNVAIFVGCIVWVLRRMGLSRETYLRVAFLLIPLYIAMTGAAPSIMRAGIMAMIALYAAYRNRLKDGMHLVLITGVLMLVWNPYYLVDVSFQLSFLVTMGIILLVSRVSKLLPIRSVKLREAVSITLVAQFVSFPMTVYYFNQFSLLSFVANLALVPVFSMIVMPIGTIAMLVGFGSISVGGGLAWIVARVNDILFAVVGWSSRLGEFQLIWPTPSPVWMLVYYALLVCVVQLHELQWKQKRISDEPPSPLLETLEELRRKELLHRWNGPLLLPAAWLLFVSLLWNGYSPPEASATQGTVQVLDVGQGDSILIRAYGGDDRTLLVDGGGTVSFRKPGEEWRARKDPYEVGRKVLVPLLKKRGVQRIDELILTHQDADHFGGLQAVLEEVPVTRLLFNGTLKPNADVEKLFRTALEKGTQLVAVQAGDRLKLGPELELHVLYPMPEGDREAVELVSDQNPISVVFLMDLAGTRWLFTGDMGVAQELELLNRWRSIGAGSSGGSGGGLLEQPIDVLKVAHHGSKSSTAEAWLEAWRPRQAVISAGANNVYGHPSPQVVERLVRRGMIVHRTDRQGEVQFEVRDGRIFSRHKLE; the protein is encoded by the coding sequence GTGACGGAGAGACCGGTCGTCACGTTCGCGTTATGCTGGGCGCTCGGCTATGTATATGCGCTCGTATACGGTGTGGGCAGCGCAGGGATGTACTTCTTGCTCGGAGGCACTTCGGCTGTGGCGCTGGCTTATACGTTGCAGGCAGCGTGGAGGCGATGGGCCAGCTTTCTTGGCATTATCGCCGTCGCCGCAGGATGGTTCGGGATGTATGATGCGCGGAACGTGACACAGCTGGAAGCGTCGCTCTACGAGGAGCGGCTTGTCGTCGTGAGCGGTTCGATCGTCACACCTGTAACGGTGGATGGCGATCGGGTGTCGTTTCAGGCGGTAGCTCAGGCTGTGGAGCCCACAGAGGAAGGTGATGCAGGAGGAGTGGGGACTGCAATACATGCGAAGGGGCAGCATCTGGGGGAGCAGGGTCAGGGTCAGGGGCAGGTGAATGGAGTTGGAGATCTTCCAACAGCAGCTCCGGCTCCGCCGCAGCATCAGACTGAGCTTGCCGAAAGACTCCAGGTATCTATTCGGCTGCAGCACGAAGAGGAGCAGGCTCAGGCGCGTGAGTGGCGTCGGGGGGATCGAATCGAGCTGGTCGGGACGCTGCTGCGTCCTTCTGAGGCGCGTAACTTCGGTGCCTTCGACTACCGCCGCTACTTGTACCGCCAGCACGTGCATTGGCAGCTGAGTGTCAAAGGTCTTGCGAAGGTTGAGGTGACACCACCACATAGCGAAGCATGGGGCTTCTGGAGAGCGGCCAGATGGAATGATGCTTTTCGGGATTCGCTTGGCGACATGGTGGATCAGTTGTTCCCGGCTGAGCAGGGCGGCTTCATGAAGGGGATGCTGATTGGTCTGACGGACGAGATCGACCCGCAGCAGTTCGACGCGTTCTCGAAGCTTGGCTTGACGCACATTATCGCGATATCGGGCTTGAATGTTGCTATCTTTGTAGGATGCATCGTGTGGGTGCTGCGGCGTATGGGGCTGTCTCGGGAGACGTACCTGCGCGTCGCATTTCTGCTCATTCCGCTCTATATTGCGATGACCGGCGCAGCACCTTCGATTATGAGGGCGGGCATTATGGCGATGATCGCTCTGTATGCCGCTTACCGCAATCGGCTGAAGGACGGGATGCATCTTGTGCTTATTACGGGCGTGCTGATGCTCGTATGGAATCCGTACTATTTGGTCGATGTCAGCTTCCAGCTGTCGTTTCTGGTGACGATGGGCATTATTTTACTCGTGTCCAGAGTCAGTAAGCTGCTGCCAATTCGTTCGGTGAAGCTGCGCGAGGCGGTGTCTATTACGCTCGTAGCGCAGTTCGTGTCGTTCCCGATGACGGTCTATTACTTTAATCAGTTCTCGCTGCTGTCCTTCGTGGCGAATCTGGCACTTGTGCCAGTGTTTAGCATGATCGTCATGCCAATCGGGACGATTGCGATGCTGGTCGGCTTCGGGTCTATATCGGTTGGGGGAGGACTGGCGTGGATCGTAGCGCGGGTGAATGACATACTGTTCGCTGTGGTCGGCTGGAGCAGTCGACTCGGTGAGTTCCAGCTCATATGGCCGACGCCTTCGCCAGTATGGATGCTTGTCTACTACGCGCTGCTCGTATGCGTCGTACAGCTTCATGAGCTGCAATGGAAGCAGAAGCGAATATCGGACGAGCCGCCGAGTCCGCTGCTGGAGACGCTGGAGGAGCTAAGGCGCAAGGAGCTGCTGCATCGCTGGAATGGCCCGTTGCTGCTGCCAGCGGCATGGTTGTTGTTCGTCAGCTTGCTCTGGAACGGCTACAGTCCGCCCGAGGCTTCGGCCACGCAAGGCACCGTTCAGGTGCTAGATGTCGGGCAGGGCGACAGCATTCTGATACGTGCGTACGGCGGTGACGATCGGACGCTGCTGGTGGATGGCGGCGGGACCGTGTCGTTCCGCAAGCCCGGAGAGGAGTGGCGCGCACGGAAGGACCCGTATGAGGTTGGGCGTAAGGTGCTCGTTCCATTGTTGAAAAAGCGCGGCGTGCAGCGGATCGACGAGCTGATTTTGACCCATCAGGATGCGGATCACTTCGGCGGCTTGCAGGCGGTGCTGGAGGAGGTGCCAGTCACACGACTCTTGTTCAATGGCACGCTGAAGCCGAATGCGGACGTGGAGAAGCTGTTCCGAACAGCGCTGGAGAAGGGAACGCAGCTGGTGGCCGTGCAGGCGGGAGACAGGCTGAAGCTGGGGCCAGAGCTGGAGCTTCATGTGCTGTATCCGATGCCTGAGGGCGACCGGGAAGCGGTCGAGCTTGTCTCGGATCAAAATCCGATCTCCGTCGTCTTCCTCATGGACCTCGCGGGGACACGCTGGTTGTTCACTGGGGATATGGGGGTCGCACAGGAGCTGGAGCTGCTGAATCGATGGCGAAGCATCGGTGCTGGTTCGTCGGGCGGCAGCGGTGGAGGCTTGCTGGAGCAGCCGATCGATGTGCTCAAGGTGGCGCATCACGGCAGCAAGTCGTCTACAGCGGAGGCGTGGCTCGAGGCATGGCGCCCGAGGCAGGCAGTTATTTCCGCTGGGGCCAATAACGTATATGGTCATCCGAGCCCGCAGGTCGTCGAACGGCTGGTGCGGCGCGGCATGATCGTTCATCGGACGGATCGGCAAGGTGAGGTGCAGTTCGAGGTGAGAGACGGTCGTATATTTAGTAGACATAAGCTTGAGTAA
- a CDS encoding deaminase yields the protein MTSRKDWDTYFMDIAYMASTRSQCGRRHVGAVLVQGKKLLGTAYNGAPSGVADCSEAGCMLVEEYELVQTEQGEQVVKKQRCIRTIHAEQNLLLFTDREDREGSSVYVTDQPCWTCANMLANSGIAEIVYHRAYPKDSEKVAALMEQKGLRFRRMEGYEPPAGTISIVHN from the coding sequence ATGACAAGCCGCAAAGACTGGGATACCTATTTCATGGACATCGCCTATATGGCCTCTACCCGCTCGCAGTGCGGACGAAGGCACGTCGGTGCTGTGCTCGTGCAGGGCAAAAAGCTGCTAGGCACCGCTTATAACGGCGCACCAAGCGGAGTGGCGGATTGCTCGGAGGCCGGCTGCATGCTGGTCGAGGAATACGAGCTCGTGCAGACGGAGCAAGGCGAGCAGGTCGTCAAGAAGCAGCGATGCATTCGTACGATTCACGCTGAGCAGAACCTGCTGCTGTTCACCGACCGTGAGGACCGTGAAGGATCTAGCGTGTACGTTACCGACCAGCCGTGCTGGACGTGTGCCAACATGCTGGCGAACAGCGGTATTGCTGAGATCGTATACCATCGTGCATATCCGAAGGATAGCGAGAAGGTTGCAGCCTTAATGGAGCAGAAGGGCTTACGGTTCCGCCGAATGGAAGGCTACGAGCCTCCGGCGGGGACGATCAGCATCGTGCACAACTAA
- a CDS encoding ComEA family DNA-binding protein — MNQWLGVEGKRMWALLLGGGAVLVLVLRHLLFASPDTSFVAVDETMRGVLAEQAKQREGSVADAAREGGGKDDSGRTVSGNAAAVGGAAAGQGQGDGGTGTTGAVELGGQAAVHGSASVSGGEGTTGAIGSAGAPGGQEASGAASVSGGHGVTGASGSASAPVGVGSAAGTKQPSNAAQSGTAGSGGLLNLNTATAEELDTLPGVGPSRAQAIIELRSKLGGTFRSVDQLREVKGIGEQTLKKIKPLVTLGG; from the coding sequence ATGAATCAGTGGCTAGGTGTGGAGGGGAAACGAATGTGGGCGCTGCTGCTCGGCGGCGGTGCGGTGCTGGTGCTCGTGCTGCGTCACCTGCTGTTCGCATCGCCGGACACGAGCTTCGTCGCTGTCGATGAGACGATGCGCGGCGTGCTCGCGGAGCAGGCGAAGCAGCGTGAGGGGAGCGTGGCGGATGCTGCTCGAGAGGGCGGCGGGAAGGATGACAGTGGGAGGACGGTGAGCGGGAATGCTGCTGCGGTTGGTGGTGCTGCTGCCGGACAGGGGCAGGGTGACGGAGGGACGGGTACGACTGGGGCAGTTGAGCTAGGCGGGCAAGCTGCTGTACATGGCTCGGCGAGTGTGTCAGGTGGCGAAGGCACGACGGGGGCGATAGGCTCAGCAGGTGCGCCAGGAGGACAAGAAGCTTCGGGGGCAGCGAGTGTGTCAGGCGGTCATGGCGTCACGGGTGCGTCAGGCTCAGCGAGTGCGCCTGTCGGCGTAGGCTCGGCAGCTGGTACGAAGCAGCCATCGAATGCAGCTCAGAGCGGGACTGCGGGAAGCGGTGGCCTGCTCAATCTGAACACAGCGACTGCCGAGGAGCTGGATACGTTACCAGGTGTTGGGCCGAGCCGGGCCCAAGCCATTATCGAGCTGCGAAGCAAGCTGGGCGGCACGTTCCGCTCGGTTGATCAGCTGCGCGAGGTGAAAGGAATCGGCGAGCAGACGCTGAAGAAGATCAAGCCGCTCGTCACGCTGGGCGGATAG
- the comER gene encoding late competence protein ComER, producing MRVGFIGTGSMGSILIEAFIRSGALNPEQIVATNRTIAKVERLAEQYPGLQTAHSNKEAAAGADLLFLCVKPMEFKAVIDDIQAVATAQQTVISITSPVLIQHLEELLPCKIVKIIPSITNYVLSGATLCIFGNRIEPEDEEPLESLLSHIGTPIRISEQFTRISSDLSSCGPAFLSFFVQKYVEAAVNTTGISEEQATMLASEMVLGTGKLLTTGGFTPAALQKRVAVPGGITAEGLRIMEKELHGVFYDLIRTTHAKYDEDVEKVEARFFGTKVD from the coding sequence ATGCGAGTAGGATTTATTGGCACAGGCAGCATGGGAAGTATTCTCATCGAAGCGTTTATCCGATCGGGTGCGCTAAACCCGGAGCAAATTGTCGCAACGAACCGCACGATTGCCAAGGTCGAGCGGCTGGCTGAGCAATATCCGGGGCTGCAGACAGCCCATTCGAATAAAGAAGCGGCTGCAGGCGCTGACCTGCTGTTCCTGTGCGTCAAGCCGATGGAATTCAAGGCCGTCATCGACGACATCCAAGCTGTCGCCACCGCACAGCAGACGGTCATATCCATTACGAGCCCTGTGCTGATCCAGCATCTGGAGGAGCTGCTTCCTTGTAAAATCGTCAAAATCATTCCAAGCATCACCAACTATGTGCTCAGCGGCGCCACACTGTGCATCTTCGGCAACCGGATCGAGCCCGAGGATGAAGAGCCGCTCGAAAGCCTGCTATCCCACATCGGGACGCCGATCCGAATTTCCGAGCAATTCACTCGGATATCCTCCGACCTCAGCAGCTGCGGCCCGGCCTTCCTCTCCTTTTTCGTACAGAAGTACGTCGAGGCTGCCGTCAACACGACTGGCATCTCCGAGGAGCAAGCAACGATGCTCGCCAGCGAGATGGTGCTCGGCACAGGCAAGCTGCTCACGACCGGAGGCTTCACGCCTGCCGCGCTGCAGAAGCGCGTCGCTGTCCCAGGCGGCATCACAGCCGAAGGTCTCCGTATAATGGAAAAAGAGCTGCACGGGGTCTTCTACGACCTGATCCGCACAACTCATGCTAAATACGATGAAGATGTGGAAAAGGTGGAAGCCCGCTTCTTCGGGACCAAGGTCGACTAG
- the leuS gene encoding leucine--tRNA ligase → MAHEAKEQQGYTPQAIEPKWQQYWDANKTFKVLEDESKPKFYALDMFPYPSGAGLHVGHPEGYTATDIVSRYKRMRGYNVLHPMGWDAFGLPAEQYALDTGNDPREFTYKNIDTFRRQIKSLGFSYDWDREISTTDPDYYKWTQWIFIQLYKKGLAYVDEVPVNWCPALGTVLANEEVIDGKSERGNHPVIRKPMRQWILKITEYAERLLEDLEELDWSESIKDMQRNWIGKSKGAEVTFAIEGHDGEGLKVFTTRPDTLFGATYCVLAPEHALVAAITTAEQADAVREYQEKAARKSDLERTDLAKDKTGVFTGAYAINPVNGARTPIWIADYVLAGYGTGAIMAVPGHDQRDWEFAKQFDLPIVEVVQGGDVTKEAYAGDGEHVNSDFLNGLSNEQAISRMIEFLEQNGKGQGKVTYRLRDWLFSRQRYWGEPIPILHLEDGTMTTVPEDQLPLLLPQVDEIKPSGTGESPLANVKDWLETVDPVSGQKAIRETNTMPQWAGSCWYYLRFIDPKNDHELCSKELQKKWLPVDLYIGGAEHAVLHLLYARFWHKVLYDLGVVDTKEPFHKLVNQGMILGENNEKMSKSRGNVINPDVIVKEFGADTLRVYEMFMGPLEATKPWNVNGVEGIYRFLNRVWRLFVNEDGSLSERIAADEELGSETFKRTWHRTIKKVTEDFEALRFNTAISQLMIFVNEAYKTDRLPKAAMEQFVQLLSPLAPHIAEELWEKLGHSGTVTYEAWPTYDEAWTVDNEVEIVVQVNGKIADRVTIAADADEASMQELAFGLDKVKEATAGKTVRKVIVVKGKLVNIVVG, encoded by the coding sequence ATGGCACACGAAGCGAAGGAACAGCAGGGCTACACGCCGCAGGCGATCGAGCCGAAGTGGCAGCAATATTGGGATGCGAACAAGACGTTCAAGGTGCTGGAGGATGAGTCGAAGCCGAAGTTCTACGCGCTGGACATGTTCCCGTACCCGTCGGGCGCAGGTCTGCACGTTGGACACCCGGAGGGGTATACGGCGACCGATATCGTCTCCCGCTACAAGCGGATGCGCGGCTACAACGTGCTGCACCCGATGGGCTGGGACGCGTTCGGCCTACCGGCTGAGCAGTATGCGCTCGATACGGGCAACGACCCGCGGGAGTTCACGTACAAGAACATCGATACGTTCCGCCGTCAGATCAAGTCGCTCGGCTTCTCGTATGATTGGGATCGCGAGATCAGCACGACGGACCCGGATTATTACAAGTGGACGCAGTGGATTTTTATCCAATTGTACAAAAAAGGTCTCGCCTACGTCGACGAGGTTCCCGTCAACTGGTGTCCGGCGCTCGGCACGGTGCTGGCGAACGAGGAGGTCATCGACGGCAAGAGCGAGCGCGGTAACCATCCGGTTATCCGCAAGCCGATGCGTCAGTGGATTCTGAAGATTACCGAGTACGCAGAGCGTCTGCTGGAGGATCTCGAGGAGCTCGATTGGTCCGAGAGCATCAAGGATATGCAGCGCAACTGGATCGGCAAGTCGAAGGGCGCCGAGGTGACGTTCGCGATCGAAGGACATGACGGTGAAGGGCTGAAGGTGTTCACGACGCGTCCGGATACGCTGTTCGGAGCAACGTATTGCGTGCTTGCGCCGGAGCATGCGCTCGTGGCAGCGATTACGACGGCCGAGCAGGCAGATGCGGTGCGCGAGTACCAGGAGAAGGCGGCACGCAAGAGCGACCTCGAGCGTACCGATCTCGCGAAGGATAAGACGGGCGTGTTCACAGGTGCGTACGCGATCAACCCGGTGAACGGGGCGCGCACGCCGATCTGGATCGCCGATTACGTCCTCGCTGGCTACGGGACAGGCGCGATCATGGCGGTACCGGGGCACGATCAGCGCGACTGGGAGTTTGCGAAGCAATTTGACCTGCCGATCGTGGAGGTCGTACAAGGCGGCGACGTGACGAAGGAAGCATACGCTGGAGACGGCGAGCACGTCAACTCGGACTTCCTGAACGGCTTGAGCAACGAGCAGGCGATCAGCCGCATGATCGAGTTCCTCGAGCAGAACGGCAAAGGTCAAGGCAAAGTGACGTACCGTCTGCGCGATTGGCTGTTCAGCCGTCAGCGCTATTGGGGTGAGCCGATCCCGATCCTGCATCTGGAGGATGGCACGATGACGACGGTGCCGGAGGATCAGCTGCCGCTGCTGCTGCCGCAGGTGGATGAGATCAAGCCGTCGGGCACTGGCGAGTCGCCGCTCGCGAACGTGAAGGACTGGCTCGAGACGGTCGATCCGGTGAGCGGCCAGAAGGCGATCCGCGAGACGAACACGATGCCGCAATGGGCGGGGAGCTGCTGGTACTACCTGCGCTTCATCGATCCGAAGAACGATCATGAGCTGTGCTCGAAGGAGCTGCAGAAGAAGTGGCTGCCGGTTGACCTGTACATCGGCGGTGCGGAGCATGCGGTGCTTCACCTTCTGTATGCGCGCTTCTGGCATAAGGTGCTGTACGACCTTGGCGTTGTCGACACGAAGGAGCCGTTCCACAAGCTCGTGAACCAGGGCATGATTCTCGGTGAGAACAACGAGAAGATGAGCAAGTCGCGCGGCAACGTTATCAACCCGGACGTCATCGTGAAGGAATTCGGCGCCGATACGCTGCGTGTGTACGAGATGTTCATGGGGCCGCTCGAGGCGACAAAGCCTTGGAACGTGAACGGCGTGGAAGGCATCTACCGGTTCCTGAACCGGGTATGGCGCTTGTTCGTCAACGAGGATGGCTCCCTGAGCGAGCGAATCGCAGCTGACGAGGAGCTCGGCAGCGAGACGTTCAAGCGGACGTGGCACCGGACGATCAAGAAGGTGACGGAGGACTTCGAGGCGCTGCGCTTCAATACGGCGATCAGCCAGCTGATGATTTTCGTCAACGAGGCGTATAAGACCGATCGTCTGCCGAAGGCGGCGATGGAGCAGTTCGTGCAGCTGTTGTCGCCGCTCGCGCCGCACATCGCCGAGGAGCTGTGGGAGAAGCTCGGTCACAGCGGTACGGTGACGTACGAAGCGTGGCCGACGTATGACGAGGCTTGGACGGTGGACAATGAGGTGGAGATCGTCGTGCAGGTGAACGGCAAGATCGCTGACCGCGTGACGATTGCCGCTGATGCGGACGAGGCGTCGATGCAGGAGCTGGCGTTCGGCCTTGATAAGGTGAAGGAAGCGACTGCAGGCAAGACGGTGCGCAAGGTGATCGTCGTGAAGGGCAAGCTTGTGAATATTGTAGTGGGTTAA
- a CDS encoding class I SAM-dependent methyltransferase has translation MAYEQFSQVYDRLMEDMPYEDWLRFASSAWERHGKPRTVVDLGCGTGRLAIELAQLGYEVVGIDLSEDMLAIARNKADEAEKRAGAQTGGSLLLLQQDMREWSIGRQVESVVSFCDCMNYLLEPEDLAATFQHTYDALQSGGLFLFDMHSTYQLRSYFETQPFMLNEEDVAYIWTCDFDYGRCEIEHDLTIFVKEERAVMSADDGVKDRFVRVDERHMQRAYAQELVTELLERAGFVGVEIYADFKWEAPDEESQRLFFWAVKP, from the coding sequence ATGGCGTATGAGCAATTCTCGCAGGTGTACGATCGGCTGATGGAGGATATGCCTTATGAGGACTGGCTGCGCTTCGCTAGCAGCGCGTGGGAGCGGCATGGCAAGCCGCGGACGGTCGTCGATCTTGGCTGCGGTACGGGACGTCTTGCGATCGAGCTGGCGCAGCTCGGGTATGAGGTGGTCGGCATCGACTTGTCCGAGGACATGCTGGCGATTGCGCGGAATAAGGCTGACGAGGCGGAGAAGCGAGCGGGAGCGCAGACGGGCGGAAGTCTTCTCTTGCTGCAGCAGGATATGCGGGAATGGTCGATCGGTCGGCAGGTGGAGTCGGTGGTGTCGTTCTGCGACTGCATGAACTATTTACTGGAGCCGGAGGACCTTGCAGCTACGTTCCAGCACACGTATGACGCGCTGCAGAGCGGGGGCTTGTTCCTGTTCGATATGCACTCGACGTACCAGCTTCGGTCGTACTTCGAGACACAGCCGTTCATGCTGAACGAGGAGGACGTTGCGTACATCTGGACGTGCGACTTCGATTATGGGCGCTGCGAGATCGAGCATGACCTTACGATATTCGTGAAAGAAGAACGAGCGGTCATGTCGGCTGATGATGGGGTGAAGGATCGGTTCGTGCGGGTGGACGAGCGGCATATGCAGCGTGCTTACGCGCAGGAGCTCGTGACGGAGCTATTGGAACGAGCTGGCTTCGTCGGCGTAGAGATATACGCGGATTTCAAGTGGGAAGCGCCGGATGAGGAGTCGCAGCGGCTGTTCTTCTGGGCGGTGAAGCCGTAG
- a CDS encoding S1 RNA-binding domain-containing protein, producing the protein MSFVTGTYHTVKVGRELSPYGYFLTNGSQEVLMHYSEMVGQVKVGEELDVFLFHDSEDRLSATMRKPLITLDEVALLEVADIHPRFGCFLEMGLGRQLLLPFRELPELKELHPQVGDKVFVVLSHDKQGRLLARLAQEDQLRSLCVRAPESWLNRKVEARVYKPLQMGSFVVCDAGVLGFGIIGLIHATERTRLLRLGETVEMRITFVREDGNVNGSMRERKEVGREDDSAKLLAYMMERPNRAMPYSDETPADLITQRFGMSKSAFKRALGKLMKDGLVYQQGSWTYLKEEKQEAEPASES; encoded by the coding sequence ATGAGCTTTGTGACAGGCACGTATCATACGGTTAAGGTGGGGCGTGAGCTGTCGCCTTATGGGTATTTCTTGACGAACGGCAGTCAGGAGGTGCTCATGCATTACAGCGAAATGGTCGGTCAGGTCAAGGTAGGTGAGGAGCTCGACGTATTCCTGTTCCACGACTCGGAGGACCGTCTCTCGGCAACCATGCGTAAGCCGCTCATCACGCTCGATGAGGTGGCGCTGCTGGAGGTCGCGGACATTCATCCGCGGTTCGGCTGCTTCCTCGAGATGGGGCTTGGGCGTCAGCTGCTGCTGCCGTTCCGCGAGCTACCAGAGCTGAAGGAGCTTCATCCGCAGGTCGGGGATAAGGTATTTGTCGTCCTGTCTCATGATAAGCAGGGACGACTGCTCGCCAGACTCGCCCAAGAGGACCAGCTTCGCAGTCTATGTGTGCGCGCTCCTGAGTCTTGGCTGAACCGCAAGGTGGAGGCGCGTGTGTACAAGCCGCTGCAGATGGGCAGCTTCGTCGTCTGTGATGCAGGGGTGCTCGGCTTCGGCATCATCGGGCTCATTCATGCTACTGAACGGACACGGCTCTTGCGGCTCGGCGAGACGGTAGAGATGCGCATTACGTTCGTCCGCGAGGACGGCAATGTGAACGGATCGATGCGCGAGCGTAAGGAGGTCGGCCGCGAGGACGACTCGGCCAAGCTGCTGGCGTACATGATGGAGCGCCCGAACAGGGCGATGCCGTATTCGGATGAGACACCGGCTGATCTGATCACTCAGCGGTTCGGGATGAGCAAGTCCGCGTTCAAGCGGGCGCTCGGCAAGCTGATGAAGGACGGACTCGTGTATCAGCAGGGCAGCTGGACGTATTTGAAGGAAGAGAAGCAGGAGGCCGAACCGGCTAGCGAATCGTAA
- the rsfS gene encoding ribosome silencing factor — MAIQPDELMTLAIDAAEDKKAMNVIALNLRGISLIADYFIICHGNSETQVQAIATEIRKRADEKGVHVRGLEGMDTARWVLIDLGDVVVHVFHRDDREYYNIERLWSDAKVVERV; from the coding sequence ATGGCCATTCAACCGGACGAACTGATGACGCTTGCCATCGACGCAGCGGAGGACAAAAAAGCGATGAATGTTATCGCACTGAATTTGCGAGGAATTTCCTTGATCGCCGACTACTTCATCATATGCCACGGAAACTCGGAAACGCAGGTGCAGGCCATCGCTACCGAAATTCGCAAAAGAGCGGACGAAAAGGGCGTACATGTTCGCGGTCTGGAAGGGATGGATACGGCGCGCTGGGTGCTGATCGATCTGGGAGATGTGGTCGTGCATGTATTCCATCGCGACGATCGGGAGTATTACAACATTGAACGGCTCTGGTCGGATGCCAAAGTAGTTGAGCGCGTATGA